The Allocoprobacillus halotolerans nucleotide sequence TTTTTGTTTATTCTTTTATAGGATGGTTATTAGGAACAATACTAGCGGCTTATCGTCGTCATAAATTTATTGATGTTGGTTTTTTATATGGACCTTATTGTCCGTCTTATGGAATTTGTGGAGTTTTGTTTACGATATTCTTACATGAACTCAAAGGACAATGGTTTTTTCTATTTTTAGGTGGAGCGATTATTGCTTTTGTCGTTGTTTATTTGACTGGTTTTATTTTACAACAGATTTTTCATTATAAATGGTGGGATTATTCACATAAAAGATTTCAGTTTGGAAGTTATGTTCATATGCCTTATACAATTCTTTGGGGGTTGATGGCTGTTATCTGTATTGAATTTGTTGAACCTATTTTATTAAGTGCTTTGCACCTCATACCTATATCAATAAGAGAAATCTTATTGATTATAGGGGTTGTTGTTATGATTATTGATGTTTTAGGAACATTAACAGGGATATTAAGTACACGTTCGCGTGTCAAGAAGGGGCTTGTTAAAGAAGTTTCTGAAAACATGCAAAAAACAGCAGATCGTTGGGGTATGAAAATATCAGAATGGACATTAAAACATTTTGTATCAGCTTATCCACATTTAGATAAAAAGAAATTCTTAATACCCCCTCAAAAAGATCAAATCTTTGCGAAAGGATGCTCTTTTTATAAACTTGTCTGGTTATTTTTTATAGGAGCTTTTCTTGGTGATATTGTGGAAACTATTTTCTGTTATATGACAACTGGGATTATCATGAGTCGTAGTAGTGTTGTTTATGGACCTTTTTCAGTTGTTTGGGGGCTAGGCTGTGCTGTATTGACTTTGCTTTTATATCAATATCGAAATAAAAGTGATCGCTTTATCTTTATGTTTGGAACACTTGTTGGTGGAGCTTATGAATATGCTTGTAGTGTTTTTACAGAAATTGTTTTTGGAACAGTTTTTTGGGATTATAGCCATTTGCCTTTTAATTTAGGAGGACGTATTAATTTATTATTCTGTTTTTTCTGGGGAATTGTCGCAGTTGTATGGATTAAGATGATTTATCCAGTTCTTTCTTCATGGATAGAAAAAATAACATATCGTAAAGGCGTAATCATCACATGGTGTTTTCTTGTTTTTATGACTTTAAATATGATTGTGTCAGGATTGGCTTTGACACGTTATTCACAAAGACAAAATGGGATTGTAGCCCAAAATGTTGTGGAAAGATATATTGATGAAAAATTTCCTAATGAACGAATGGAACGTATTTATCCTAATGCGAAATTTCAAGTCAAAGAACGTTAATATTTTTCATCTAATAACTGGCATAATAATTCCATAGCAATAGGAATATCTTCTAAAGCAAGTCCAGAGTAGTTAATAACAAGGGTATGTAAATCCTGGGGTTGATGATAAAACTGAGAAAGCATACTGATGTTTAAGCCTATCTCTTGGGCTTTTTTAATATTGTCTGATCACTATCAGCAAGTGAGTAATGTAATAAGAAATGAAGACCAGCATTTTCTTCTGTAATTTGTATTTTTGAAAAAACAGGACTTTGTGAAAGTTGTGATAAAAAAGCATCACGAATAGATTTGTAGTAGTTACGCATACGGTTGATATGTTTTTCAAAATGATGGTCTTCAATAAATTTAGCAAGAATGACTTGTTCTAGAAGCGATACACTGCAGGCATAGAAACCTAATTTTTGTTGGAATATTTCTACAAGATGAGCAGGTAAAATCATATAGCTGATACGAAATGATGGAGCTAATGTTTTAGAAAAAGTGTTCATATAGATGACACGTTCATTTTGATCAATTTGAAATAAAGGAGATAAAGGTTTTCCTCGCATACGAAATTCACTATCATAATCATCTTCAATGATATAATGATCGTTTTGTGCCCATTTTAATAGTTCTAAGCGTCTTTGGATAGGCATTGTGATTCCAGTAGGAAAATGATGTTGTGGGGAAATATGAACAATTTGGGCTTGGCTGACATAAAGATTTTTCATATCGATGCCTTGTGAGTCTAAAGGAATGGGATGATAAGTCACATGGTTAATGTGATAAACTTTTGAAATACTTTGATGTCCTGGATTTTCTAAAGCATAAATCTTGTCATGACCTAATAATTGAATTACAAGATTGTATAAATATTCACTTCCTGCTCCAATAATGATTTGTTCAGGTAAAACATTCATCCCACAAAAAGCATAAAGATGTAAGCAGATGGCACGTCTAAGACTATCACAGCCTTGATTGGGGGAACGTGATAAAAGTTCCTGTGATTGTGAAGATAGGATTTGTCGTGTTATTTTAGACCATGTTGAAAAAGGAAATTGTGATGAAGCAACGGTATTGGATTTTAAATCTATACGATAGTTTTGTTGGGGAATTGATGAAAAGTTAGGCGTATGATGAGAAATATAATGGGGATAATGTAACTCACTGACAAAATAACCTTTTCTTTCTTTGGCATAGATATAACCTTCCAATAGCAATTGATGGTATGCATTTTCAACGGTAATTAAACTGACATTTTGATTTTTCGCAAAAGCTCTTTTTGATGGAAGTTTTTCATGAGGTTGAATTTTTTGATGGATAATATCGTTTTTAATACATTCATATAAATATTCATACATAGGTTTATCTTCATGCTCGAAAGAATATGTTAGCATAATAAGTTCACTCCTTTTTCCACATTATAACAAATCTGGTCATATAAAAAAATATAAAACTGGCTATTTTCATATAACCAATAATCGTTTATACTGTGTTACATATTAAGGGGGAATGAATCATGAATACAAAGATATTAAAAATTGTTGTAGTGGGGTTAATGGCAGCATTGTGCTATATTTCTTTTATGTTTTTACAAATTAAGATTCCAACGCCTGCAGGATTTACGTCTTTTCATTTAGGTAATACATTTTGTGTTTTAGCAGCTTTATTATTAGGTGGATTGCCTGGAGGTATCGCAGGAGCGATTGGTATGGGAATTGCAGACTTGTTGGATTCAGCCTATGTGCTTGTTGCACCCAAAACAATGATTCTCAAACTAGGTATTGGAATCATTACTGGTATTGTAGCGCATCGTATTTTCCATATTCAAAAAAAGCAAGGAGCAGCTTTATGGAAAGCAGTCCTTGTATCTACAATAGCTGGAATGTTGTTTAATGTGATTGGAGAACCAATTTTTCTTATTTTTATACAGCTTTTATTTTAGGGGCACCAGATCATGCAGCTAAAGCCTTAGCATCATGGAATGCCATTACAACTTCAGTCAATGCGGTACTTGCTGTTGTATTATCTACAATACTTTACATAATTATGGCTCCAAGGTTACAAAGCAATGGCATATTAAAGAAAATTGCACCGAAGGAATAGTGGAAATCTATTCCTTTTTGTATTATAATATTAAAGGATGCCGACATAGCTCCAATCGGTAGAGCAGGCCACTCGTAATGGTCAGGTTGCAGGTTCAAGTCCTGTTGTCGGCACCATCTGAAATATTAAGGCTCTTGACACAGAGCCCACAAAATACTTTAGATCAAGATGTTCAATCAAATATTCAATAAGTATTTTTTAAATCAAATATGTTGTTAATGATTTGAAGTATTTCAGGGTAAATCTTTTCTTTTTATTATAGAACTGAGCATTTAAGAATTGACAAGTGATTCATAAGAGCTTATCATACATGAATTTGGTTTTTTATATAGATAGACGCATATGCGTCTATTATTTTTTACAAAAAGAGAAATAAATTTGTCAAAATAAAAAAAGTTATTATAATAAAGGCAAGGGGTGATTTGGTGGAAAAGAAATTAATATTTTTAGATGTGGATGGTACATTGACATTGCCTGATGGCAATGCTTCTTCTAAAGTTCAGGAAGCTATTAGACAAGTTCAAAAAAATGGACATGAGGTTTTTTTGTGTACTGGAAGAAGTTATGCAGGGACAAGACCTTTATTACCAATTGGTTTTGATGGCATTATTTGTAGTGCTGGTGGATATATTGAAGTTCATGGACAAAAGATTTTTGAAACATCTCTTTTAGATGAAGATATTCAAAAAGCAAGAGAAGTGTTTGATCAACATCATGTTTTATATAATTTAGAAACAAATTATATGACTTTTCAAGATGAAACAATGAATTATGAATTTGTAAAACATCGCTTAAAAGAAGGTGAAAATTTAAATTCAGAATTACAGCGTTTATTAAATGAACAAAAAGAACATTTCAATATTCATCCTTTAAAAGAATATGATGAAAATCCAATTCCTGTTCAAAAAATATGTTTTATGTGTGAAACAGAAGACCAGTTAGTAGAACCAAAACGAGTTTTATCTGATAAATTTCATTTTGTGATTCATGAAATCTTTTCGCAAGATGTAATTAATGGTGAAATTATTTTAAAAGAAACAGATAAAGGAACTGCAGTACAAAAAGTTTGTGAATATTTAAATATACCTATTGAAAACACTATCGCTTTTGGAGATAGCATGAATGATTGTGCGATGATTCAAGCTTGTGGTCGAGGTGTTGTCATGAGTAATGGTTCTGAAGAATTAAAACAGTATGGTGATGCCATTTGTGAAAGTGTTCAAGAAGATGGCATTTATCATGAATTGCATCGTTTAGGTTTATTTTAATCATAGCAAGAAAGCTATGATTTTTTTAAAAAAGGAATTCTATTATTAATCACTTCTATAAAATATATATTTTATAGAAATGATTTATTTAAACTGTTGTTAAAGCTTTCGCATTTTGAATAAAATAAAAAAATTATAAAAAGTTGGAAATAAAAAAATTGCGTATATAAATAATAGGAGGGTTCTTATTAAAAATGAATATGTTTATAATAAGCAAATATTGTTGTATAATTTCTTTGAGCCCTCCTGGAATATTGTGAAAGGAGGAAACTAT carries:
- a CDS encoding putative ABC transporter permease, whose product is MESFIYDQLGIFFVYSFIGWLLGTILAAYRRHKFIDVGFLYGPYCPSYGICGVLFTIFLHELKGQWFFLFLGGAIIAFVVVYLTGFILQQIFHYKWWDYSHKRFQFGSYVHMPYTILWGLMAVICIEFVEPILLSALHLIPISIREILLIIGVVVMIIDVLGTLTGILSTRSRVKKGLVKEVSENMQKTADRWGMKISEWTLKHFVSAYPHLDKKKFLIPPQKDQIFAKGCSFYKLVWLFFIGAFLGDIVETIFCYMTTGIIMSRSSVVYGPFSVVWGLGCAVLTLLLYQYRNKSDRFIFMFGTLVGGAYEYACSVFTEIVFGTVFWDYSHLPFNLGGRINLLFCFFWGIVAVVWIKMIYPVLSSWIEKITYRKGVIITWCFLVFMTLNMIVSGLALTRYSQRQNGIVAQNVVERYIDEKFPNERMERIYPNAKFQVKER
- a CDS encoding PLP-dependent aminotransferase family protein; this translates as MLTYSFEHEDKPMYEYLYECIKNDIIHQKIQPHEKLPSKRAFAKNQNVSLITVENAYHQLLLEGYIYAKERKGYFVSELHYPHYISHHTPNFSSIPQQNYRIDLKSNTVASSQFPFSTWSKITRQILSSQSQELLSRSPNQGCDSLRRAICLHLYAFCGMNVLPEQIIIGAGSEYLYNLVIQLLGHDKIYALENPGHQSISKVYHINHVTYHPIPLDSQGIDMKNLYVSQAQIVHISPQHHFPTGITMPIQRRLELLKWAQNDHYIIEDDYDSEFRMRGKPLSPLFQIDQNERVIYMNTFSKTLAPSFRISYMILPAHLVEIFQQKLGFYACSVSLLEQVILAKFIEDHHFEKHINRMRNYYKSIRDAFLSQLSQSPVFSKIQITEENAGLHFLLHYSLADSDQTILKKPKR
- a CDS encoding ECF transporter S component, with amino-acid sequence MNTKILKIVVVGLMAALCYISFMFLQIKIPTPAGFTSFHLGNTFCVLAALLLGGLPGGIAGAIGMGIADLLDSAYVLVAPKTMILKLGIGIITGIVAHRIFHIQKKQGAALWKAVLVSTIAGMLFNVIGEPIFLIFIQLLF
- a CDS encoding HAD family hydrolase — translated: MEKKLIFLDVDGTLTLPDGNASSKVQEAIRQVQKNGHEVFLCTGRSYAGTRPLLPIGFDGIICSAGGYIEVHGQKIFETSLLDEDIQKAREVFDQHHVLYNLETNYMTFQDETMNYEFVKHRLKEGENLNSELQRLLNEQKEHFNIHPLKEYDENPIPVQKICFMCETEDQLVEPKRVLSDKFHFVIHEIFSQDVINGEIILKETDKGTAVQKVCEYLNIPIENTIAFGDSMNDCAMIQACGRGVVMSNGSEELKQYGDAICESVQEDGIYHELHRLGLF